In Acropora muricata isolate sample 2 chromosome 13, ASM3666990v1, whole genome shotgun sequence, the DNA window atctttcttctctttttgttctttgcaCAAGAAATTGATACATTTCAGAGGTGTGCATACTGTTTTTGGCCTTTTCCCTCCAAAGTGGGGGTGCTATAATGGTTTTCTCTGTTTTGTGGTAGGGATTACATTTAAGGAGTTTTCAATGTCATCATCTGACCAATCCAACTTAGACGAGCCATCCACAGTATTCTTTTTATTCACTCTTTCAATATTGCTTTCTGGTGTTGCCACTAGAATGGACTACTCAATATCATTTAGCTTCTGTCTGCTCTTGCTTCTTCTCCACTGTAGTCTTATGCTTCTTGGCAGGTTTGGTTTTCTTGGCTGAAAAATTGACATGGAAGAGTTTGTTAGgattaaaaacattaaaattacaTTAAGTAACACATGAAGGATAATGCATAAACAGAAACCTTTTTTCTGCAATTTGATACTTTCTTCCTTGTGTTTTCCACTTCATGAAGTGTTCTGAGCATGATCTGTTCTCAAGAGAGAACTGTTCCTTCAGTGAGTAAAACAAAGTAAATGTCAGACATTCTTAAGAAAGAAATGTATGACCTTTCGCAATCAATTTCTTCAAATTGCCTCCaccaattcattttcaaaagCCTCCTCTCCTTTCTTGTTCCAAGTAATAACAACATGGCTTGCTGATTTTGATGACTACATATTGAAACAGCCATGCAAGGGAATCAACGTAAATTCCACTATGATCATCATGCTTGCTAAATGCGAGCAATTTTAAGCTCATctcttaaaaacaaacaaacaaacaagcaaagtTTGATTGTTTTGGTCTCAAAGGGTAACTGACGGCTAAAAAGTCACTTTTTAGGGATACTGTCTAAATACCTCAGGTAACACATTGAAACAGAAATAAGGAACTGTGAATGCTTCTTTGACCATTATTTTGCGCAAAAAAACTGTCCTAAATGCAACTTAGTAAGTAATCCGCCTCAAGCGCTTCGAATGAGATCATGTGACCTGATATGTCACACGTGTGTACAACAAGCAAAGTAGACATGGCAGATAGTAGTGCGAGTGAGAGCGGTTCAAACTCGGGGTCCGATTTTTCGGATTTTGAGGCTTCGATAGAAGACAAATATAATGGAAGGGCTTTGGAGCCTGTTGGTGAAATCCAGCCCTGGTGATTTGAACTGCCAGGAAGAAATGAAAATCGAGTCACAAAGAAGCAGAGGATCGAGAGCCCTTCCATCGCGAAAGCCTGAGTCAAAAAACTGATGAATGCTGAGTACATTACACTTGTAAATATTGTATCTGAAAACCAGTAGCGGCTAGATTACAGAATGCTCTTGCACTCATTagtttatgaataaggtctattgttATCAAATTCTTGTTCTTAAGAGCTGCAGGCAATATGCAAGTTCAGTCGCTTATTAAATATGGTGGTGATCAAAATGAATTTGCAGACTTGCATTCCATGGGAGCGTGGTGTTTTTATGCTACACCACTCACCTAGCTAAACTTAGGTTTTCATACACTGTAAATAGAAATGTACAAGCTTGTGAAGGTGCTTTGCAAGGATTCATATTTGAGAGTAGTTTTGCATACGACACGTTTCAACGCTTTCGTATTATTTCTAGTATTGAATTTGGTGAACATTTGAAGATTTCATGGCTTTTACTGTAACATGCATTGCACTAAAAATATCATTCATACATGTATATACCATTAAACATCCTCTTGCTATTAACTTAGTGTAAACTTCAGCTTTGCCCCTTTTTGTGGTATTTGTGCCTTGTTCCTAGCCCAAAGGTTAAGTTATCGGTCAGGTTTGTGTTCATTTTGGTGAAACTAATCATGTAACTTGTGTTATCTGCTATTTTATTAAATATTGTGATAAAAATTGTTAATATACTGATTCTTTTATAAGAAAAGGTGTCAGTGTGGAAACTGCGAGGCAATGCTGAGCGAGGAAGAGGAGAACATATGCTGTCAAGAAGTAGATgcagttaaaaataaaaaattggaGGCTGTTACAGTGGAAGAGCTGCAGGCAGAACCCACATGCATTGTCCAGCATCCAGGATTTGAGACAGACTGTGCCTCAATGTATGGGTTCTCCAGACTGCTTGGCTACAGTACAAGCAACAGTATGGCTCTTCCGCTTATGAGGGGCCTAAGCATGAGAAACCCTGCCACATTGCCTACAGGCAACTAGTCAGGTGGTGTTGGGGTGCCTTGGGGAAAATTATCCGGGTTCCTTTACCTTCTTGTGTAGTTAATTGCATAAGTGCCCACTTCCCAGAGCCCAAGCAACTGGAGGAGGACATGATCTTTTCCGGTTTTGCTTATGGAGATGAGTATAAAAATTAAGTATAAATCCACAGGTATAAATAATATTGTCTTCTCTTACCGTTTGTTATGCCAGTACAATTTTTGGGGGAAAAAACATCCTTTTCATGCATGTACATGGATTCTTCGCTgtgaatgctttttttttttgataccATGGGTGACGATATTATTCTTGTCAAGTAAGCCTCTCTTAGGAACTCAAATTACCTGAAACTGGCAAATTTCAGTAACAATTTTTATCTGATACTTGTTTTCACATCACTCAAAATAACCTTTATACAACTTGCTGTGATATTGTATAATATACAATTAaacaaatttatagtttttttacACTCTGGCCACTTAGTTCACCAGTTTTATTGACTGACATAGTTCTGGATGGCTGCTTCTTTGTCAGGTCTCTGTGCATTTGCAGCAAGGGGGGTGGTTGGGGTGTTGATGGCCAGGTTTGTCATTTACTCCTTGAGTTCCCTTGGAGTTGCCTCATACTTTGGAAGTAAATCTGTGATAATGCTGTAGCAGTAATCTGCAAAGTGGAATACATTGTTAATTCTTTATGCTTTATGAGATGGATCTTGAATTCATTACTTTTCATATCTCCAAAATTGAGCTGACTAAAAAAGGCTAATTGTTTGCTTGTGCCATAAGCAACAAAGTGCACCCTCTATTTCCGAAGCTCCTTCAACATCAAACCCATCTCGAGGAGCTtgtgttttaatttttctgattGCATGGTCTCCTTTTTTAGCTTTAGGAAAAAGTAAGGAGATGCGTGGCCTGCCATCGTCTGTTGCTGTCTGCATTGGTGTTGTACAGTCGAAGCTCTCTTAACGGACACTCTCGTAAGCGGACAGCTCTACTTACGGCCACCTTGTTTGAAACCCCGTTTTAACTCCCATACAAACTCTGTATTTTTACATTCTCGTAAGCGGACATTCCCGTAAGCGACCGCGGACACTTTCAGAGATTACGACTTagactttttctttgtttttaagctCCCGTAAGCGGACACGCGAAAGAAAATCAACAACCTCTGTACAGTATCTTGTTTTTATCAATCAACCATTTTAATTTGCTGTCGTCACAATGATTTTACAGTAATTACAGTACCATATTTCAATGTTTGTTTTGTCGTTATCCACGTCCGGTTACATTAACGAGCACATGCGCTTGTGACTGGAATTACAGCGTTGTCCGCCAGCACATTGTAGCCAAGGCACTCAAGTTTCGATTTTAGCCAAGGCAGAGACATTTTAGTGTCACCATAAAAAATATACTGGCAAGGAATTTCTAAGCCGTATCCAGCTCCTCTGTTTACTCGCTTTCCCCGTACAACAgtctttcctttgtttgttcCCCGCTTTAAAAACTTGCTAACAAACAGCGACATCCTCAAAGGAATGTGTCCGAGTATTTCATCGTTCTTGTTTATGGTGTTTGGGTGTTCTTGAGTCGACAGTTCTTGATGATACGCTTCTTCACGTAGTCTCACTATAGCTACTGCATTTGTGTCCTTCACATTGTTTGGCTCACGCTTCAAGATCCTTTCCTCATTCAGTTGTGGTTCCCAGCCTGACTCATCTTTGTACACATGGTATCCACGAATGTACGATACCACCGTTAAAAAGGATCCTTCGAAGGATGCCATTATATATCTGCAATAGAACTGTGCGGCGATTTTGGCGACGGCCGACCTTGAAAGACTAAAAATGGATCGAAATCTACCAATCACAAGTGAACATGTGTTTTCTTCACGCGCCACATGACATGATCTTTTGACATCACTCATCCCGGTTCAAAAGGTCACGCAAGTAGGTTGTTTCGATCCTGCGATATGTTAAAGACGtacagttttgctatgctatgCTTTGGACAAAACACATGCTTAAAATGTCTCGCTGTATAAGCTGTTCGAGTAGTACAAATTATGTTTGCCTGAGCTGTAAAAAGTCCGCTTGCAATAAATCCAAAGACTGCTCTGTCCCTGCTGATGAAGAAACTCCTGGCTGGAAAGCAGGCATTTCTGTGGCTTATTGTATTTCCTGTTTTAAGAAGAAAACCGAGAAGGGCAAGCAACCCAAGGAAGAAGCAAAACCTTTGAAACAAGATAAGAAGCAAAACGAACTGCCAACACGAAAATGTCTAAGTCTACGCGAAAAAGTTGAAGTGATACTTGCGTCCAAAGAACTAGCGCAAAGTGCAAGACAGTTGGCAAAGAGATTTGGATGCGGAAAGACCCAAATAGCACAGATTCTTGCGAGGAAGGACACCATTCTCGAGGAATGGACTTCAAATGGTACCGGAAGTCACAAGAGGAGCAACAATGAGAAGTTTGAGAAGATAAACCATCTTCTTTGGGAATGGTACATAAAGGCAAGAGGAGCCAATATTCCAGTGGATGGGCCACTTCTCAAGGAGGAAGCACGCTTAATCGCAGAACAACTCGGCGAAACATCATTCAAAGGAACCGACGGCTGGCTTGCAAAGTGGAAGAAAAGGCATAATATCGCCCTGCTAAATATTGCTGGCGAGGAAGGAGATGTTAGCCAAGAGACTGTCGAAAGCTGGAGTGAGCGTGTCAAAGAATTGACAAGGGGTTTTGCCCCAGAAGACATTTGGAACGAGGACTACCAGGGACATTCTGGAAAGCTTTGCCCACAACATCACTCGCAGAAAAAGGAAAGCGCTGTCAAGGAGGAAAGAATGCCAAACAAAGAATTACCGCCGCCTTCTTTGTGAATGCTGCCGGTGCCAAGGAAAGCCCTATCCTGATTGGCAAAAGCCGAAAGCCCCACTGCTTTTCTAAGTTGCAAGATATTTCACGACCTTGTGGAGCCCAGTATTTTAATAACGACAAAGCGTGGATGAGAACTGAAATAATGAGCAATGTCATTACTAATCTCAATAGCAAGATGAAGCGTGAAAACCGGCACATTATCCTGTTCCTTGACAACGCATCATGTCACCCTAGCTCCCTGAAGGGTATGTTCTCAAATGTTCAAATCGAGTTCTTACCGAAAAACACCACCTCACGCACGCAACCTCTGGACGCAGGAATAATAAAGACCTGGAAGATGTACTATAAGCGAAAGCTACTGCGGCACGTTGCAAGTGAAATTGACGGCAAGAAGACGGCGAGCGAAATTGTGAAGTCCGTTAACCTTCTGATGGCAATAAGGATGATGGTGAGCGCGTGGGAGGAGGTACCATCAGAAGTAATCTCAAAGTGCTTCAAGCATGTTGGAATGTATCCAGACCAGGAAACGGAGATGGATGACGATCCATTCGCCGACGAAGAGTTGCTCGAAATTGAGGAGCTCTTGTCTCGCATCTCTCCAGATCTAGACATATCTTTTGTCGATGTGGAGGTTGATGCACACGAACCTCCAGTTGACACAACACTGCCCAACTGGAGAGAGAAAATGCGTAATGACATCCTCGGGGCATCGGAGGGGACTGAAGCAAGTGACGAAGAGTCGATTGAAGAGTCTGAAGAATTAAAGACTCCAGAAGTCAGTTCAGTGAAAGGTGCACTCGAGCTTTCAAAAAAGTTATGGATTTCTCTGACTGGCAGGGAGACGAAAAACTGTCGCAAGCCATCACACGCGTAAACGATGCCTTGACGGACTTGCAACTTAAATCTTTGAAGCAGTCTTCCATCCGCAGTTACCTATCGTAACTACTCAGAGTAATAGAAGTTGAAGCCTGACTGAAAGACACATATGTCGTAATCATTTAAACTGTATCATAACTTTTTGTTGCAGTGGCTGTTAATGTTGGTTACAATTctgatttgttatttttgaaaatcactGAGGTGCATTCCCATTACTGCAGTATACAGTACTGTAATACTGTTCAGTTATCGTTATTATCGAAGGATTGTATAGGGCGCAATAAAACAAAAGTGTCATTTAATAGCacggtttttttttgtataccAATATTTATTGTTAGCTGGGCAAGCCCCCGTAAGCGGCCATCTATCCCCTTCACCTCTAGTGGCCGCTTACGAGAACCATTCTCGTAAGCGGCCAGCTCCAGTTACGGACATTTTTATCCCGTCCCGAGGGTGTCCGCTTACGAGAGCTTTGACTGTAATGCAGGGCAGGGAGCAAAATCTGATAAATGATTTAAAATTAGTGAAGATATCAAGGttaatttttgcaacatttgtacATAACCATAGCAGTGTAAGAATTGGTAAGGGAAGTAGTCTGACCTAGTGTACATATGTCCCAGTATGAGAAGGTGGTTTGCTTTGGCACAAATTGGATGTCCAGGCTGTGCTTTGCTTCCAGCGATTTAGGGGATAGCTGTGCTACATCCTTCAGCAATTGAGGCTTCAGTAACAATTCCTCCAGTTTTACTGCTGGGTATGAGCCTATGAGTTATGAAATTGCATTATGGCAAACCTGGTGCTCTACAGTACAATGTATTATATAGACTAGTGAAGAGTGTAAAAGTACCCTAGGgcttttgtaaaaatgtttgtttacaCTTTTGAAAGTAATGTTGTACACCACTATTATTATGTCCCTAcacaggaaatgaaaaaaaaacgtttcatCCTACTGTCAGGTGTAATTCAAATTAAATAGATATAGCCATTACTATACCAGGCTGCAGCCAAAGCCGATCGGCCGCATCTCCTTTCAGGGTGCCATGCCCACTTTCAGGGTACACGTCACTCTCCACGTTAACATGGATGTTTTGAATGTATAATGGgagcattttccatttttcttttatgaCTTGGCCATTTCCATCAGTTGTTGATGCTGCACACCAATACATGTGATTGGAAATTGACTGGCGCCACTCACCAACCTCTTCACAGTCCTTTTCCTTAGCAATTTTGTCAATCTTTTTGCACAAGCCTGTGTAAGACACAGCTCTTTGAAGAACTTGTTGGTGAGGGAccacatctttttttttacatgctCAATAATTATAACACATTATGCAGGTACCTTTAGACACATGCCATATGTCAAAGTAATGGGTTGTATTTGGTATAATTCTATTAATCCAGGCAGTGTTCTGCTTGTGCCTGTCTGTGATTAATTCAGGAATACTAAGTCCCGAGTTGGTAAGTACTTATACTGCCCTCACGACTCTTTCATGCTCCATCCAGGCACTATTTCTAACCTCATTACTCTGCCAAAGAAAGGCAGTTTTCACTGTGTAGTAACATTGCACCAACAGTGACATTTACATATGCAATTAACAATGCTCGACTATAACATTACAAAAAGCTTTAAACCATTTTCTGGGAAAGTTTCAAACCTGAACTAGCTGAAAATCTACCACTCTGTTGATCCTCTGTTCAATCAGTGTGAAGGAGCCAAA includes these proteins:
- the LOC136895367 gene encoding tigger transposable element-derived protein 6-like, coding for MKRENRHIILFLDNASCHPSSLKGMFSNVQIEFLPKNTTSRTQPLDAGIIKTWKMYYKRKLLRHVASEIDGKKTASEIVKSVNLLMAIRMMVSAWEEVPSEVISKCFKHVGMYPDQETEMDDDPFADEELLEIEELLSRISPDLDISFVDVEVDAHEPPVDTTLPNWREKMRNDILGASEGTEASDEESIEESEELKTPEVSSVKGALELSKKLWISLTGRETKNCRKPSHA